Proteins encoded by one window of Clostridium cagae:
- the dhaK gene encoding dihydroxyacetone kinase subunit DhaK, whose protein sequence is MKKIINRPENVVMEMCNGIAMAHPELEFVRKYKVMKKKNINPNKVSLISGGGSGHEPAHAGFIGKGMLDAAVCGDVFASPSQIQVYKAIKATASKKGTLLIIKNYSGDMMNFKNAAYLANEDGIKVDYVKVDDDIAVKDSLYTVGRRGVAGTVLVHKMAGAAAELGLSLEEVKEIAEKANSNVRSLGFAFSSCTVPAKGTPTFQIAEDEMEFGVGIHGEPGIKREKIATADELAERIVDSILNDMKIDGTNHEEVALLINGFGGTPLQELYLFNNSVTAELAKRNIKICRTFVGNYMTSIDMEGASVSIMKLDAQLKELLSEESDTPAFKVLGPVEEVEYIGLEVFDDIEKEVSFDVETCESFSHINNEKVSLDNMIYIVDKMSQVIIENEVPFCELDSHAGDGDFGMSIAKGFKQLKREWKEILLEEHMSIGEFLNACSLVIMEYCGGASGPIWGSAFRTAGKQVGTKTKLTVSEFAEMMQAAVRGIQATGERSFGRGAVVGDKTLIDALVPCADAWTDCAKANNNFKEAFEKGAKAAVDGAKKTEEIVARMGRAGTVGDRSLGHPDAGAYGLGVIFTEVSKAIK, encoded by the coding sequence ATGAAAAAAATAATAAATAGACCAGAAAATGTAGTAATGGAGATGTGCAATGGTATAGCCATGGCACATCCAGAATTAGAGTTCGTAAGAAAATATAAAGTTATGAAAAAGAAAAATATCAATCCTAATAAAGTCAGCTTAATAAGTGGTGGTGGAAGCGGACACGAACCAGCTCATGCAGGATTTATAGGAAAAGGTATGTTAGATGCAGCAGTATGTGGAGATGTATTTGCATCACCATCTCAAATTCAAGTTTATAAAGCTATAAAAGCAACTGCTAGTAAAAAAGGAACATTATTAATTATAAAAAATTATAGTGGAGATATGATGAACTTTAAAAATGCGGCTTATCTAGCAAATGAAGATGGAATTAAAGTTGATTATGTTAAGGTAGATGATGATATTGCCGTTAAAGACAGTTTATATACTGTAGGACGTCGTGGTGTTGCTGGAACTGTATTAGTACACAAGATGGCAGGTGCTGCAGCAGAGTTAGGATTGTCATTAGAAGAAGTTAAAGAAATAGCTGAAAAGGCCAATTCAAATGTTAGAAGTTTAGGATTTGCATTTTCATCATGTACTGTACCAGCTAAGGGAACTCCAACTTTTCAAATAGCAGAGGATGAAATGGAATTTGGAGTTGGAATTCATGGTGAACCTGGGATTAAAAGAGAAAAAATAGCTACAGCTGATGAATTAGCTGAAAGAATTGTAGATTCTATTTTAAATGATATGAAAATTGATGGTACAAATCATGAAGAGGTTGCACTTTTGATAAATGGATTTGGAGGAACTCCACTACAAGAACTATACTTATTCAATAACTCTGTTACTGCAGAGTTAGCAAAGAGAAATATTAAGATATGTAGAACTTTTGTAGGGAATTATATGACAAGTATAGATATGGAAGGTGCTTCTGTATCAATAATGAAGTTGGATGCACAACTTAAGGAATTATTATCAGAAGAAAGTGATACTCCAGCATTTAAGGTTTTAGGACCAGTAGAAGAGGTTGAATATATAGGATTAGAAGTTTTTGATGACATAGAAAAGGAAGTATCATTTGATGTAGAAACTTGTGAAAGCTTTTCACATATTAATAATGAAAAAGTAAGCTTAGATAATATGATTTACATTGTTGATAAGATGAGCCAAGTTATTATTGAAAATGAAGTACCATTCTGTGAATTAGACTCTCATGCTGGAGATGGTGACTTTGGTATGAGTATAGCTAAAGGATTTAAGCAATTAAAGAGAGAATGGAAAGAGATTCTTTTAGAAGAACATATGAGCATTGGTGAATTCTTAAATGCATGTTCATTAGTAATAATGGAATACTGCGGGGGAGCGTCAGGCCCAATATGGGGATCGGCTTTTAGAACAGCAGGAAAGCAAGTAGGGACGAAGACTAAATTAACAGTTTCAGAATTTGCAGAAATGATGCAAGCAGCAGTTAGAGGAATTCAAGCTACAGGAGAACGTTCTTTTGGCAGAGGAGCTGTAGTTGGAGATAAGACTTTAATAGATGCATTAGTGCCATGTGCTGATGCTTGGACAGATTGTGCAAAAGCAAATAATAATTTTAAAGAAGCTTTTGAAAAAGGAGCTAAAGCAGCTGTTGATGGTGCTAAGAAAACTGAAGAAATCGTAGCACGTATGGGAAGAGCAGGAACAGTTGGAGATAGAAGCTTAGGACATCCAGATGCAGGAGCATATGGATTAGGTGTAATATTCACAGAAGTTTCAAAGGCAATAAAGTAA
- a CDS encoding linear amide C-N hydrolase yields MSYVFNFSFRKIEFYIYMTNLINYMNVSQTQINDSYFGRIHLKPFGQAGGTMQLPGGYTSPERFVRTAYQKTHIKNPKNSSDAINACFHIMESVTIPKGIVITNRNAYDYTKYTAFINTNPCEYFFKTYDNTQVIKASLWDNCKDSSNPISLGKLERAVKFEEI; encoded by the coding sequence ATATCTTACGTTTTTAACTTTAGTTTTAGAAAAATAGAATTTTATATATATATGACTAATTTAATAAATTATATGAATGTATCACAAACACAAATTAATGATTCCTATTTTGGAAGAATTCATTTAAAACCATTTGGGCAAGCAGGCGGAACCATGCAGTTGCCAGGAGGCTATACATCACCAGAACGATTTGTAAGAACAGCATATCAAAAAACACATATTAAAAACCCCAAAAATAGTTCAGATGCAATAAATGCATGCTTTCACATCATGGAAAGTGTTACTATTCCTAAGGGAATAGTAATAACAAATAGAAATGCTTATGATTATACAAAATATACTGCTTTTATAAATACAAATCCTTGTGAATATTTCTTTAAAACTTATGACAATACTCAAGTTATAAAAGCAAGTCTTTGGGATAATTGTAAAGATAGTAGTAATCCAATTTCATTAGGAAAATTAGAACGTGCAGTTAAATTTGAAGAAATATAA